From Stenotrophomonas sp. SAU14A_NAIMI4_8:
CACCTGCAGTTCGCGCAGTTCGGCGCTGTCGCGCGCGCTGGAAATGCGCTTGTACAGGGTCAGGCGGGTGTGCACGTCCGGCAGGTAGTCTTCCGGAATCAGCGCCGGCACATGCAGTTCGACTTCGGCACCGCGCACTTCTTCGCCGGCATCCAGGTCGGGCAGCTTGCCCTGGCGGATGCTGCGCACGGCGCGTTCCAGCAGTTCGGTGTACAGGCTGAAGCCCACCTCGGCCATCTGCCCGCTCTGGTCTTCGCCCAGCAGTTCGCCGGCGCCGCGGATCTCCAGATCGTGCGTGGCCAGGGTGAATCCGGCGCCCAGTTCGTCCATCGAGGCGATCGCTTCCAGGCGCTTTTCCGCATCCGGGGTGATCGAGCGGCGGTCGGGCACCACCAGGTAGGCATAGGCGCGGTGGTGCGAACGGCCCACGCGGCCGCGCAGCTGGTGCAGCTGGGCCAGGCCGAAGCGGTCGGCGCGGTTGATGATGATGGTGTTGGCGTTGGGAATGTCGATGCCCGATTCGATGATCGTGGTCGACAGCAGCACGTTGAAGCGCTGCTTCTGGAAATCCAGCATCACCTTTTCCAGCTCGCGTTCGGGCATCTGCCCGTGGGCGATGCCGATGCGCGCTTCGGGCACCAGCTCGGACAGCTCGCGCTGCATGCGGCCGATGCTTTCCACGTCGTTGTGCAGGAAATACAGCTGGCCACCGCGCGAGAGTTCGCGCTGGAAGGCCTCGCGCAGCAGCGCGTTGTCCCACTGGGTGATGAAGGTCTGCACCGCCAGCCGGTTCGGCGGCGGGGTGGCGATGATCGACAGGTCGCGCAGGCCGGCCATGGCCATGTTCAAGGTGCGCGGAATCGGGGTTGCGGTCAGGGTCAGCAGGTGCACGTTGGCGCGCAGCGCCTTCAGTGCTTCCTTCTGGCGCACGCCGAAACGCTGCTCCTCGTCGACGATGACCATGCCCAGGTCCTTGAACTTCACGTCCGGCTGCAGCAGGCGATGGGTGCCGACGATCACATCGATGGTGCCGGCGGCGACCTTTTCCAGCTCGGCCTTGATTTCCTTGCTGGTCTTGAAGCGCGACAGCACTTCGACCTTCATCGGGTAATCGGCGAAGCGGTCGCGGAAATTGCGGAAGTGCTGTTCGGCCAGCAGCGTGGTCGGCACCAGCACCGCCACCTGCTTGCCGGCACTGGCGGCGGCAAAGGCGGCGCGCACGGCCACTTCGGTCTTGCCGAAGCCCACGTCGCCGCAGACCACGCGGTCCATCGGCTGGCTGCTGGCCAGGTCGCGCAGGGTGGCGTCGATGGCGGCCAGCTGGTCGGGGGTTTCCTCGAACGGGAAGCCGGCCGCGAACGGTTCGTACATGGCGCGGTCCACGTGCAGCGCCAGACCGGCGCGGGCCTGGCGGCGCGCCTGGATTTCCAGCAGTTCGGCGGCCACGTCGCGCACCTTTTCGGCGGCCTTGCGCTTGGCCTTGCTCCATTGCTCGCCGCCCAGCGAGTGCAGCGGCGCGGTTTCCGCCGATGCGCCGGAATAGCGGCTGATCAGGTGCAGCTGGGCCACCGGCACGTACAGGCGATCGCCCTTGGCGTACTCGATTTCCAGGAATTCGCCGGGCATGCCGCCCACGTCCATCGCGATCAGGCCCCGGTAGCGGCCCACGCCATGGTCTTCGTGCACGATGGGCGCGCCTTCGGTCAGCTCGCCCAGGTCGCGGATGATCGCTTCGGGCTCGCGGCCGGCGCGACGCGTGCGGCGGGTGCTGCCCGCACGCTCGGGGAACAGCTGGCGCTCGGTGAGCACCGCGATGCGCGGTTCGTCCAGCGCGAAACCGTCTTCCAGTGCCGCCACGGTAATGGCGAAGCGCTCGGCGCTGTCCAGAAAGGCCGGCAGATCGGCCACCACCGGCGGCTTCAGTTCGGCCGCCTGCAGCACTTCCAGCAGGGCCTCGCGGCGGCCCGGGGAATCGGCCGCGATCAGCACCCGGCCGGGGTAATGGGCCAGGAAGGATTTCAATGCATCGCCGGCCGGTGCCTCGCGCGCGGCCACCGGCAGCGGCGGCAGCGGCTGGTCACCCAGCGCATGCGCATCGGCGATGCGCGCATGGTCGGCGGCCCACACTTCGATGCGCGCGGTATCGTTCAGACGTTCGCGCAGCAGATCCGGCGACAGGTACAGCGCCGACGGCGGCAGCAGCGGCCGTTCCACATCGTGGCGGCGCTGCTCGTAGCGCTCGGCGGTCTGGTTCCAGAACGTTTCGGCGGCCTCCCCGGCGCCGGCACACAGCACCGGCAGGCTGCCTGCGGGCAGGTAGTCGAACAGCGTAGCGGTGCGTTCGAAGAACAGCGGCAGGTAGTACTCGATGCCGGCCGGTGCCAGGCCGGATTTCAGATCCTGGTACAGCGCGCTGCGGCGGGTATCCACGTCGAAGCGTTCGCGCAGGGTGGCCAGCACGCGCGCAATGCTGGCCTCGTCCATCGGCACTTCGCGGCCGGGCAGCATGTGCACGGCCTCGACCTTGTCCAGCGAGCGCTGGCTTTCCGGGTCGAAGGCGCGGATCGAATCGATGTCCTCGTCCAGCAGTTCCACCCGCAGCGGCTCGTCGGCGCCCATCGGGAACACGTCCAGCAGGCCACCGCGCACGGCGAAATCGCCCGGGTCCATCACCTGCGGCACGTTGCGGTAGCCGGCGCTTTCCAGCCGGCGCTTCTCGGCCTCCAGGTCCAGGCGCTGGCCGACCTTCAGGTCGAAGCTGCCGCCAATCACATAGCTCTGCGGTGCCAGCTGCTGCAGCAGCGTCTGCACCGGCACGATCACCACACCCCGCTTCAGCGTAGGCAGGCGGTGCAGGGCGGCCAGGCGCTGCGAAATGATGTCCGGGTGCGGGCTGAAGCGGTCGTAGGGCAGCGTTTCCCAATCGGGGAAGGCGACCACCGGCAGCGACGGATCGGCACCCAGCAGGGTGTGCAGATCGGCTTCCAGCTGGCTGGCGCCGTGGTTGTCACGGGCGATGACCAGCAGCGGCGCCGTGTGCGCGCGTGCGGCCTGCACCAGATACCAGGCCAGTGCAGTGGGCGAGGCGGGGGCGCGCCACCAGGCGCGAAGCTGGCCGGCACGGGGCAGCGGCGGGGCGGGGTATGGAGTACGCGACATGGACCGCCGATCTTAACAGATGCTCTTGTCGTGACCGTGTGCGTAACGTCGCGGTAGCGCCCGGCCATGCCCGGCGGACGTCGCGGTGGGGTCGGCACGCCGGGCATGGCCCAGCGCTACCGGAATGTCTGTCGCAACGCGGCACGCCGGGCATGGCCCGGCGTCATCTCAATTGTCCAGTTCCAGCACCATGCGCACCAGGCCTTCGGCGCCGTTGGGGTGCGGCACCGGCTTGAAGCCCAGCGAGGCGGCCAGCTGCTTCATCGGCTCATTCTCAGCGGCCACATCGCCGTACAGACGGTCCAGGTACTTGCCGCGGCCCCACTTCACCAGCTTGCGCATCAGCTGCCGGCCCAGGCCCTGGCCGATCAGGAAGCGGCTGATCAGGATCGCGTACTCGGCTTCACGGGTACCGGGAATGATCGAGGCGCGCGCCACCGCGCCCACCACGGCTTCGCCGGCCGGCAGCGATTCGGCCGCGACCAGGGTGATCTCGGTCTTCGGATTGGGGTGGGTCAGGCGCTGGGTGGTTTCCGGCGAAAGCTCGGTGACCGCCTGCAGGAAACGGTCGCGGATTTCTTCCGGCCCGAACAGGCTGAAGGCGGCCTGCAGCGGCGCGCCGTCTTCCGGGCGGATGGGGCGGATCAGCAGCTCGTGGCCGCTGGGAGCCTTGAAGATCTCATGCCAGGGCGGCATGCGGTTGCGAGTGGCCATACCGGGTGGTTCCTTGGTGGTCCATCGATTGTGGCATCACCGAGGCTGTGTTCCGTGAACAAAAGGCTCACGCACGTACAGCCTCGTGAAGATGGCAGATCGTCGCTTATTCGGCGGTCTTCAGCCAGTCCAGGCGGGTCGTGGCACCCGGTTCGCCCAGGTGCTGGCGCAGCGCCGGCAGGGCAGGGCCGACCACCCGGTCGAACTGCCAGGGGGCGTTGAGCACCAGCATGCCGCTGCCGTTGAGGCGCAGCGGGGAATCGTCCGGGCGCACCAGGAATTCGATGGTCAGGGCCGACTTCACCGGCAGGGCGGTGGCCTTGCGCAGGAAATGCAGGATGGTGCGGCGCTGCTTGATCGGGAACCAGACCGCGCAGGTGGCCTGCGGCCATCGCGCCAGCGTTTCGGCCAGCGCGGCCAGGATCGCCTGGTACTCGGCATCCTGCGCCTCGTAAGGCGGGTCGATCAGCACCAGGCCACGGCCGATCTTGCTGCCATTGACCTTGGGCGGCAGCAGGGCACGCAGCTGGCCGTAGCCATCGCCGGGGTGCACGCCCACCCGGCTGTCATGGGCGAACAGGGCCTTCAGCGAAGCGGCCTCGTCCTCCTGCAGTTCGCACACCGCCATGCGGTCCTGCGCGCGCATGGCCTGGGCGGTCAGCAGCGGCGAGCCGGGGTAGGTGATCATCGCCCCCACCGGGTTGTCGGCCTGCACCGCCTTCAGGTAGCGCTCGACCACCTCGGGCAGCTTGGGCTGGGCCATCAGGCGCATGACCCCGGATTCGGCTTCCAGGGTCTTGCGGCTTTCTTCGCTGGCCAGCAGGTAGCGGCCGGCGCCGCCGTGGGTGTCCAGCACGAAGAACGGGCTGTCCTTGCGCTTGAAGCTGTCGATCAGGGCCAGCTGCACGATGTGCTTGAGGACATCGGCATGGTTGCCGGCATGGAAGGCGTGGCGATAGTTCATGGGCGGCAGTGTACGGGGCGGCGGCCGCAGCGGCTATGCTGCGCGCCATGACAGCGCCCGTTGCCCATGTGCTGGTGGTCGAAGACGAAGCCGCCATCGCCGAAACCGTGCTCTACGCCCTGCGCAGCGAAGGCTATGCGGCCAGCCACTGCCTGTTGGGCGGGGAAGCGCTGCAGCGCCTGCAGGACGGGGGAATCGACCTGCTGGTGCTGGATGTGGGCCTGCCCGACCTGGGCGGCTTCGAGGTCTGCCGGCGCCTGCGTGCGCTGCCCGGCGCGGTGGCGCAGCTGCCGGTGATCTTCCTGACCGCCCGCAACGACGAGCTGGACCGGGTACTGGGCCTGGAGCTGGGCGCGGACGATTACATGACCAAGCCGTTCTCGCCGCGCGAGCTGGTGGCGCGGGTACGGGCGCGCCTGCGCCGGGTGCCGGCGCCTGTCATCGCCACCCCGGGCCCGGCCGAGGACGGCGGCTGGCGCGAAACCGGTGCCTTCGCGATCGATCGCGAGGGCCGGCGCATCCGTTTCCAGGGCCAGCCGCTGGAGCTGACCCGCTACGAGTACGCCCTGCTGGACGCCTTGCTGCAGCGCCCCGGCGCCATCCTCAGCCGCGCCCAGCTGATGGACCGTGGCTGGGACAGCAGTGCCGACAGCGCCGACCGCACCGTCGACACCCACGTGAAGACCCTGCGCGCCAAGCTGCGCGCGGCCGGTGCCAGCGATGACCCGATCCGCACCCACCGTGGCGTGGGTTACGCACTGCAGGTGTAGCCATGCGGCTGATGCTGAAACTGTTCCTGGGCTTCTTCCTGATCGTGGGCATCGCCGCGTTCTTCGTGATGCGCGTGTTCGTGAACGAAGTGAAGCCCGGCGTGCGCCAGGCGATGGAATCGACCCTGGTGGATGCGGCCAACGTGCTGGCCGAGATGGCTGCCGCCGACGTCAAGGCCGGCACCATCGGCAGCGGCAGCTTCACCCGCAATCTGGCCAAGGCCCGGCAGCGCGACCTGAAGGCCATGGTCTGGCGCTTTCCCAAGCGCGCGCTGGATTACCGGGTCACCATCACCGATGCCCGAGGCATCGTGATCTACGATTCGCTGGGGCGCGACGTGGGGCGCGACAATTCGCGCTGGAACGATGTCTACCGCACTCTGCGCGGCGAGTACGGCGCGCGGTCCAGCCCGGAGATTCCGGGCGAAGAAGGCAACACCGTGATGCACGTGGCCGCGCCGGTGTACGACCCGGCCGATGGCCAGACCCTGATCGGCGTGCTCAGCCTGGCCCAGCCCAACCGCAGCATCGACCCGTTCATCGCCGCCAGCCAGCGCGCCATCATCGAGCGCGGGGCATGGCTGATCGGCCTGTCGGCGCTGGTGGGCATCCTGGTGACCGTGTGGCTGACCCGTGGCCTGGGCCAGCTCAGCCGCTACGCACGCGCGGTGACCAATGGCGAGCCGGTGCCGCCGCCACGGCGGCGCCGCGACGAGATCGGCGAACTGGGCCAGGCGCTGGAAACCATGCGCCGCAAGCTGGAAGGCAAGGCCTATGTTGAACAGTACGTGCAGTCGCTCACTCATGAAATGAAGAGCCCGCTGGCGGCGATCCGTGGCGCGGCCGAGCTGCTGCAGGAACCGATGCCCGATGCGGATCGCGCGCATTTCGCGCGCAGCATCGTCGACCAGCAGCAGCGGTTGACCGAAACCATCGACAAGCTGCTGGCGCTGGCCGAAGTGGAACAGCACGGCTGGCTGCAAACCCGTGCGCCGATCGAGGTGTCTGCCCTGCTTGAGGAAGCCGCCGGCGCCGCACAGGTGGCCGCGCAGGCGTCAGGGGTACAGGTCGTGGCCCACGCTGCGGCAGGCCTGCGCGTACACGGCGACGGCTACCTGGTGCGTCAGGCCCTGCACAACCTGATCGACAACGCGGTGGCGTTCTCGCCGCCCGGTTCGGTGGTGGAACTGTCGGCACAGAACGAAGGGCAGGGCGTGCGCCTGCAGGTGGCCGACCGTGGCGCCGGTATTCCCGATTACGCGCGCGAACGGGTGTTCGAACGCTTCTATTCGCTGGCCCGGCCCGGCAGTGGTCGCCGCAGTTCCGGGTTGGGCCTGCCCTTCGTGCAGGAAGTGGCCCGCCTGCACGACGGCCGCGCTGCCCTGGCGGCACGCGACGGTGGCGGCACCCTGGCCGAACTGTGGTTGCCCGCCGGCAGCCCCGCCACGCGCGCCCGGCGCTGACTTCACGCTCACTTCAAATTCGCCACAAACCCCGCTCACCGGCGGCGTCCATCCTGCAGTCCTCTCCAACGAGGATGGACCATGAAATCCCTGAAGATGCTGCTGCGGTTCGCCATTGTTGGCGGCCTGATCCTGCTGCTGCTGATTCCCCTGATGATGATCCGCGGCGTCATCAACGAGCGCAGCGCATACCGCGATGAAGCGTATTCGCGCGTGGCCGAAAGCCGCGCCGGCACCCAGCGGCTGATCGGCCCGGTGCGGGTGGTGCCGTGGGTGGAGCGCCAGCAGGTGGAAGTGGTGGACGCGCAGGGCGTGAAGAAGACCGAAATGCAGACCACCGAAGGGCAGTGGCTGCAGGTGCCGACCACGCTGGAAGTGAACGGCGAACTGCTGCCCAGCCAGCGCTCGGTGGGGCTGTTCAAGGTGCCGGTGTACAGCTGGAACGGCCAGGTCAAGGCCAGCTTCGCCGCCGACGATTACCCGGTGAAGGCCGGCCGCAGCTACGGCCAGCCGTACGTGGCACTGGGCGTGTCCGACGCCCGCGGCCTGGTGGGCACGCCGAACCTGCGAGTGGATGGCCAGCAGGTGCGGCTGCTGCCGGGTGTAGGCGCGGCCGACGCGCTGGGTCGTGGCCTGCATGCGCCTTTAGCCGGCTTCGCCGATGCCAGTGGCGGCACCCTGGCTGCCAGCAGCGTGGAACTGGAACTGCGCCTGGACGGCAGCCGTGCGCTGTCGGTGGTGCCGCTGGGCGATGACAACCAGATCGCGCTGCGCTCGAGCTGGCCGCACCCCTCGTTCACCGGTGCCTTCCTGCCCAACGAGCGCCGCGTCGATGGCCAGGGCTTCGATGCACGCTGGGCGGTATCGTCGCTGGCGTCCGATGCGCAGCACCAGTTGCGCAAGGGCGGCGATCTGGACGCGCAGGCCGTGGCGGTTTCGCTGGTGGACCCGGTGGACAGCTACACCCAGGCCGATCGCGCGTCCAAGTACGGCGTGCTGTTCATCGTGCTCACCTTCGTCGGTTTCATTCTGTTCGAGCTGATCAAGGCGCTGCGCATCCATCCGCTGCAGTACCTGATGGTGGGCCTGGCGCTGGCGATCTTCTTCCTGCTGCTGATCAGCCTGTCCGAGCACATCGCATTCTGGCAGGCCTACCTGGTCTCGGCCGTGGCCTGCATCGGGCTGCAG
This genomic window contains:
- the mfd gene encoding transcription-repair coupling factor; protein product: MSRTPYPAPPLPRAGQLRAWWRAPASPTALAWYLVQAARAHTAPLLVIARDNHGASQLEADLHTLLGADPSLPVVAFPDWETLPYDRFSPHPDIISQRLAALHRLPTLKRGVVIVPVQTLLQQLAPQSYVIGGSFDLKVGQRLDLEAEKRRLESAGYRNVPQVMDPGDFAVRGGLLDVFPMGADEPLRVELLDEDIDSIRAFDPESQRSLDKVEAVHMLPGREVPMDEASIARVLATLRERFDVDTRRSALYQDLKSGLAPAGIEYYLPLFFERTATLFDYLPAGSLPVLCAGAGEAAETFWNQTAERYEQRRHDVERPLLPPSALYLSPDLLRERLNDTARIEVWAADHARIADAHALGDQPLPPLPVAAREAPAGDALKSFLAHYPGRVLIAADSPGRREALLEVLQAAELKPPVVADLPAFLDSAERFAITVAALEDGFALDEPRIAVLTERQLFPERAGSTRRTRRAGREPEAIIRDLGELTEGAPIVHEDHGVGRYRGLIAMDVGGMPGEFLEIEYAKGDRLYVPVAQLHLISRYSGASAETAPLHSLGGEQWSKAKRKAAEKVRDVAAELLEIQARRQARAGLALHVDRAMYEPFAAGFPFEETPDQLAAIDATLRDLASSQPMDRVVCGDVGFGKTEVAVRAAFAAASAGKQVAVLVPTTLLAEQHFRNFRDRFADYPMKVEVLSRFKTSKEIKAELEKVAAGTIDVIVGTHRLLQPDVKFKDLGMVIVDEEQRFGVRQKEALKALRANVHLLTLTATPIPRTLNMAMAGLRDLSIIATPPPNRLAVQTFITQWDNALLREAFQRELSRGGQLYFLHNDVESIGRMQRELSELVPEARIGIAHGQMPERELEKVMLDFQKQRFNVLLSTTIIESGIDIPNANTIIINRADRFGLAQLHQLRGRVGRSHHRAYAYLVVPDRRSITPDAEKRLEAIASMDELGAGFTLATHDLEIRGAGELLGEDQSGQMAEVGFSLYTELLERAVRSIRQGKLPDLDAGEEVRGAEVELHVPALIPEDYLPDVHTRLTLYKRISSARDSAELRELQVEMIDRFGLLPDPAKNLFAIAELKLQANTLGIRKLDLGENGGRIVFESKPNIDPMAVIQLIQKQPNLYAMEGPDKLRIKHPLPLPEDRFNAARALLLTLAVR
- a CDS encoding GNAT family N-acetyltransferase, whose amino-acid sequence is MATRNRMPPWHEIFKAPSGHELLIRPIRPEDGAPLQAAFSLFGPEEIRDRFLQAVTELSPETTQRLTHPNPKTEITLVAAESLPAGEAVVGAVARASIIPGTREAEYAILISRFLIGQGLGRQLMRKLVKWGRGKYLDRLYGDVAAENEPMKQLAASLGFKPVPHPNGAEGLVRMVLELDN
- the rlmJ gene encoding 23S rRNA (adenine(2030)-N(6))-methyltransferase RlmJ, which gives rise to MNYRHAFHAGNHADVLKHIVQLALIDSFKRKDSPFFVLDTHGGAGRYLLASEESRKTLEAESGVMRLMAQPKLPEVVERYLKAVQADNPVGAMITYPGSPLLTAQAMRAQDRMAVCELQEDEAASLKALFAHDSRVGVHPGDGYGQLRALLPPKVNGSKIGRGLVLIDPPYEAQDAEYQAILAALAETLARWPQATCAVWFPIKQRRTILHFLRKATALPVKSALTIEFLVRPDDSPLRLNGSGMLVLNAPWQFDRVVGPALPALRQHLGEPGATTRLDWLKTAE
- the creB gene encoding two-component system response regulator CreB, encoding MLRAMTAPVAHVLVVEDEAAIAETVLYALRSEGYAASHCLLGGEALQRLQDGGIDLLVLDVGLPDLGGFEVCRRLRALPGAVAQLPVIFLTARNDELDRVLGLELGADDYMTKPFSPRELVARVRARLRRVPAPVIATPGPAEDGGWRETGAFAIDREGRRIRFQGQPLELTRYEYALLDALLQRPGAILSRAQLMDRGWDSSADSADRTVDTHVKTLRAKLRAAGASDDPIRTHRGVGYALQV
- the creC gene encoding two-component system sensor histidine kinase CreC, with the translated sequence MRLMLKLFLGFFLIVGIAAFFVMRVFVNEVKPGVRQAMESTLVDAANVLAEMAAADVKAGTIGSGSFTRNLAKARQRDLKAMVWRFPKRALDYRVTITDARGIVIYDSLGRDVGRDNSRWNDVYRTLRGEYGARSSPEIPGEEGNTVMHVAAPVYDPADGQTLIGVLSLAQPNRSIDPFIAASQRAIIERGAWLIGLSALVGILVTVWLTRGLGQLSRYARAVTNGEPVPPPRRRRDEIGELGQALETMRRKLEGKAYVEQYVQSLTHEMKSPLAAIRGAAELLQEPMPDADRAHFARSIVDQQQRLTETIDKLLALAEVEQHGWLQTRAPIEVSALLEEAAGAAQVAAQASGVQVVAHAAAGLRVHGDGYLVRQALHNLIDNAVAFSPPGSVVELSAQNEGQGVRLQVADRGAGIPDYARERVFERFYSLARPGSGRRSSGLGLPFVQEVARLHDGRAALAARDGGGTLAELWLPAGSPATRARR
- the creD gene encoding cell envelope integrity protein CreD, with product MKSLKMLLRFAIVGGLILLLLIPLMMIRGVINERSAYRDEAYSRVAESRAGTQRLIGPVRVVPWVERQQVEVVDAQGVKKTEMQTTEGQWLQVPTTLEVNGELLPSQRSVGLFKVPVYSWNGQVKASFAADDYPVKAGRSYGQPYVALGVSDARGLVGTPNLRVDGQQVRLLPGVGAADALGRGLHAPLAGFADASGGTLAASSVELELRLDGSRALSVVPLGDDNQIALRSSWPHPSFTGAFLPNERRVDGQGFDARWAVSSLASDAQHQLRKGGDLDAQAVAVSLVDPVDSYTQADRASKYGVLFIVLTFVGFILFELIKALRIHPLQYLMVGLALAIFFLLLISLSEHIAFWQAYLVSAVACIGLQAVYLANVLGHWKRGLGFAAMLTLLYGALYGLLVSENNALLMGSLLLFAILAVAMWVTRRVDWYALGSELK